Sequence from the Mytilus galloprovincialis chromosome 10, xbMytGall1.hap1.1, whole genome shotgun sequence genome:
tctaaataaaaacatttatggattaataaaaaaaaatattttttacataaagaCATTGTTTCAGCACTAATAGTCTCGGTAGTTTTCTCATGTTTATAATATGCGTATCTTTCGATGCAACTTCCGAGCAAGGACTGGTGCTCATAAACGCAGGACTTCGGTAAAGTCCGGATagccgacaaccttgcttcggaagttgcTTTCAATTGAGCTTGATATCTAATGTATCGTTATCTTTACAGAGTGTTCCACCTAACAGATACGATGCCTTAGGTCTTATTCATTTCCGAATGGTTGACAACATACATCATGGCGGTGCCTTTTTAGCATGGCATAGAATTTTCATTACAATGTAAGTACCAAAATTCAGAAGTTCATATACCAATTAAGCAGTGTATGTACTAGTCTgataacaaaagaaacgatacacaagtttgaacacccaaatatcataaaatataatgaaaaaaattatcCAATAATTACCAAGCAaatgcatatgataaaaagaatctgATCAAATTGGAACGCTAGAAAACACCGAGTTATTGAACACAGACGAAAAATGATTACGAAAATCGGCATTTAATTTCCAAGATGAGAATTAAGTATTCAAATATCTGCAAAAGTTttaatatcgtttttttttatttttggtaaaaaatacagtttttgaaataactaaaattgaaaaataattgcaTTTTAGCCTTAAAATAATGGTTCTGAAAAgaaaataacactctgtaaaAATTATTCCAATTGGGCAATTATTTACCTTGGTACAGTGTATTCAATTTCTttatatatggaaaatacattgtcTTGTGTCGATTCTTTTGTTGACAAGTATAGTCTTAGTCCTAAGTCAaagcaaaaaagaaaagaaaatagtatttcaagacgtcataattattttgactaataAATACCTAGTTTCAAATCCAAATTTGTGTTTTGattaataaatcatatttttttgaaattatctttaatgtgtgtgtttttttttaaaatatatacatgcaatTGCAAGTGTTTTTATATCgtgaatcaaaatatatttaaaaataataaagcttGTTTAACAGATATCCACAGAAGATGTTAATATTGCCTgcatattaataaataataaaacaaaaaaaatggttaaaacatAAACACTATCGCATCTAAAGCTCAATCCTTGTACTAATATTAAAATGActgggagatgtggtatgactgccaataagACAGCTGTCCACCAAAGTTAAAATTAATTGTACTGTTATTGTATCCGATATTCTTAGCCGTTTTCACGAAATTTACCAGTTAGCTACAACTAATGTTTTTAACACACCAgtccaaactcataaatcgaaaataaagtgacagcgtcatggctaaaaaagaaaaaagagaaccagacaaacattagtacacaaaacacagaaaatcaaagacttaatcaacacgaaccccaccccCTTGAAGAAGATCTGCTGGTCATCAGTAAACTCCTATTGCGAAATACAAAAATTGTGTAGGtcatttgcaaaataacaaaattgtgttggtcatttgcaaaataacaaaattgtgttgGTCATTTGCAAAATTTTGGAGGTCAAAATCGTACAATACCCTATCTTCAAGAGCTCTGGCTTACAAGGTAAGAAAAGCGTGGAAACGGGATAAGTATTTAAATCAGATTGAATTTATGCAGTAAAATCATTGTAGCTACAAGTGAAAAAATATCCGTGGACACTGGTTATCTGTATAATACGTCTTCTAAATAACGGTTTGAAGAGTTCAAATATTATGGTAAAGtacaaaatacatttatttttcagatttgaAAATGCCCTTCGACAGAAAGTGCCAGGTGTAACACTCCCTTATTTCGATTCGACAATGGATGAAGCTATGGTAGACGAGACTCGATCGATTATGTTTTCACCCTCTTTTCTTGGCAATGGAAATGGTTTGGTGACAAGTGGTCCTTTTGCTTACTGGCAGACACCATCGGGTCCATTGATAAGAAATACTGGCAACCCTGGTGGGAGTCTATTCTCGAAAGACGAAATTCGGAGTATTTTGACAAGAACTAGAATTTCAGAAATTTTGGAACCCGGTGCTTCGAACCAATTCAATCTTGAGAATATACATGGTGATGTCCATACCTGGATTGGTGGTCAAATGGAACCAATGGAAACATCAGCTTTTGACCCTATTTTCTATATGCATCATGCATTCGTTGATTATGTGTGGGAAATATTCAGAGGTAATCAAAGACGGAATGGTATCAACCCTACTCAAGATTATCCACAGAATTATGGCCCTGAATCGCATGGACCAATGACTTCAACTGGATTCGGCAACTTAGTCAATTCTTTTGGTTTAAGCGATATGTTTACGTCAGAGGTTTACACTTACGAGCCTAATCCCTCATGTTCTTTTAATAATGCAAATTGTGGATCTAACTATTTGACCTGTGACATATCCAGTGGCACTCCAACATGTATTCCAATAACATCTGGTGGAGGACCGCCGAATGGACCCCCAGGTCCTCCGATGGCACCAGGCGGCTTTGGAGGGGTTAATGGACCAATGCTTCCTGGTTTTATGCCAAATGCCTTCGGGGGTAGAAAGAAACGAGCTGTGGAAAAGATTGCAAAAATGAAAGCCAAGCGTCAATTGAAAGTAAATCAGACGTCACCACTGAAAAGTCCATTTAGTAGTGATAATGAATGTTATGCTCCTTCAGATTCAAGCCAGAACACATTTGCAATTGACGAAAAATCCGATACCAGGAAATGGGTCTTCATTCCAATCAAGATAGTTAGTAAACGATCACCTGAAAGTAAAAATTTCCGTGCCTTTCCGATTTATGATGGTGTTCCTGCGAGGGATTTTGATATATATAGTCCAGAGTCGTATCCAGAGATCAGTTCTTACTTTGAAGATGAGGTTATGCCGCAATCAAAAAGATGTATACAGTCAATAGGAAAAGGCAAATCTGTAGGTCGTATTCATATCCGTTCGGATGGTCTTAACTACCGTGGTACCTACGACGAATACGTCATCGTTGACCTTCGACAAGCTTTCATGGAATCAATGACTTATATTGCATTGCGAAATCCAGAGAAAGAATATTCAGAGGTTCTAATTTCAGCATACGATTCTTGTGGAAGAAAGTGTAAAGCTTTCTGTCGAAATGAGGAAGGGGATACATTCGGATTCCATGAATGTGCGGGCTCCATCCGGGTCACAAATCGAGCACCGTATGGTTTCGGGAAGAATTACGGATCAGCTGTTGACATGTCATGGAATATAAAAAGCAAAGAATCCATTCCAGAATTTAAGAACGAATCTGTTCATGTTCAATTTTTCTGTGATCATCATGAATACTAATATATTTATGTGTTGGGGTACAACTTAAAAATTAGAAGAAACAATAAAATTAGGTACATATTAACCCGATTCGGCCGCTTCTTGTCCTTTAAGTTACTTACTTGTAAAACTAGACAAATTCAATTACAGTACTGCTCAATACACTTTGTTGTTAGTTAAATGGTGCTTTTAAAGCTATATCCTTTCAAATAgatcttattttaattttattgccGAAGTCCATTCTTGAACACAACAAATCTTGGGctacatttgttttttctttctcttttataTGCATAAAAAAGAGGGATACATTAACAATGAGGTATGAACTAGAcgatacaaatatttatataaataaaaagagtcTACCACTGGCACGGTTGCTGAATGCATGATGTGGCGACGTAAAACTAGCTGTATTATTAGATCTCTATCTCTCAATCTCGATCAGTGAAATtcagtaaacaatcaacaatatCAACCAATAAAACCTGAacactgtttcacagatgatatcggatatgttctttatgtcgtaactacaatcctgtccCATTTCACGAATGTGACCCACCGAATTGGACTATTTGCCGGGTTAataataacacgagcaacacgacgggtgccacatgtggaacaggatctacttacccttaaGGATCAATTGATAtgacccccagtttttggtgaggttcgtgttgcttagtctttagttttctatgttgtgtcatgtgtactatttttgtcgggccttcgacttttgttgaaaaagcgagacatagctatcctacattccgtcgtcgtcggcgccgtccacaaatattcactctgaagttaaagtttttgaaattttaataactttcttaaactatcctgaatttctaccaaactttaacagaatataaaaaaagaagatgtggtatgattgccaatgagacaactgtccacaagagacaaaaatgacacagacattaacaactataggtcaccttaagaccttcaacaatgagcaaggcccataccgcatagaaGCTTGCTAAATATGATCAtaagattttctgccaggaaacattacattcactttgtggtttaagtttttgaaatttaataatttttaaactatcctggatttgtaccaaacttggtcagaagcttgtttatgatgaaaagctagtatcaagaagaaattttgttaactttttttccctgttttccatattttacttataaatggacttagtttttcttctagttaacattactacagtctgcagttaaagtttttaaaacatttattagattcataaacaaTCCTAGATTTTTActaaacttgaacagaagcttcttacaatcaaaagatagtatcgagaggaatatcttcataatttttttcctcatttttgttgagcctgcgattaacagctaaagtaggcgagacactgggttccacggaacccttacgatttttttgtctgtttgtcttttgttttatttcagccatggtgttgtcagtttattttctatctatgagtttgaatgtccctctgatatctttcacTCCGtttaaaagacatatatatatatagtgatatTCGTCACCAATTCATCGATTTTTACATAGATGGCAAACACGGTTTTCTCTCAATACGTTTTGCCAACTTCCTGTTTCAATCGGCAATTTGTTATTGGTCGTTCGAAATCGACAAGTGTTCAAGTGCAATCTGTCGAATACTTATAGGTATTGATGGACGTAGttagaaaatattaaatacaCATACAGGAAAACAACCTTTCTCTAATAAAATTTGACAGTACAACAGAACACACTTACCACCGACACTCAGATCCCTACCAAGACAAACAACAACGAACAACACGTGGTCAAATTGTCTGCCATGGAACAATTTTTATTGTGGTTGGTATTAATCGGATATATTTCGGAAGCACAACCACATCTTTACTTATCTAGACAATTTATCGAAAAGATGACAaaatttctgtatatataaagacgatgtggtatgattggcaatgagacaactataggtcactgtacggccttcaacaatgagcaaaacccatagtTCAGCCACTAACATGAAGACCACTTGCCTAAACAAGTAAATGAAAGACGGTTCATTAATTAACAAAATGAATACGTCACCAATGGAAG
This genomic interval carries:
- the LOC143047545 gene encoding uncharacterized protein LOC143047545 isoform X2, whose protein sequence is MIKGILVIGYILSLFSLCCALVEEIKPPDEFSACLKERLAKNDPTHTTYESLNNFCISSNRNKQTAKIEGQHLNISVETVNWINELLRMSEVDINIHERAKRQATNDTNIPIPPYLQFVFPSQFGTPLYPSFTSNTANQAQQQNTAQQSQSNAQGQQTIVQPASVQQNPQLPVQNNVQNNVQNPQIQAQVPQNTQNQFQNVQVSAQGPQVPFQRPQIPVQNIQSGQGPAVQNLQPGQSPAIQNLQAVQNLQPVQNPAIQNLQQGQNPAIQNFQSAQAPNQFAAGTQFRQPQVVRPPVQQVRQPPRRQLRVRKEYRRLTDQERARYHRAILMMKADTSVPPNRYDALGLIHFRMVDNIHHGGAFLAWHRIFITIFENALRQKVPGVTLPYFDSTMDEAMVDETRSIMFSPSFLGNGNGLVTSGPFAYWQTPSGPLIRNTGNPGGSLFSKDEIRSILTRTRISEILEPGASNQFNLENIHGDVHTWIGGQMEPMETSAFDPIFYMHHAFVDYVWEIFRGNQRRNGINPTQDYPQNYGPESHGPMTSTGFGNLVNSFGLSDMFTSEVYTYEPNPSCSFNNANCGSNYLTCDISSGTPTCIPITSGGGPPNGPPGPPMAPGGFGGVNGPMLPGFMPNAFGGRKKRAVEKIAKMKAKRQLKVNQTSPLKSPFSSDNECYAPSDSSQNTFAIDEKSDTRKWVFIPIKIVSKRSPESKNFRAFPIYDGVPARDFDIYSPESYPEISSYFEDEVMPQSKRCIQSIGKGKSVGRIHIRSDGLNYRGTYDEYVIVDLRQAFMESMTYIALRNPEKEYSEVLISAYDSCGRKCKAFCRNEEGDTFGFHECAGSIRVTNRAPYGFGKNYGSAVDMSWNIKSKESIPEFKNESVHVQFFCDHHEY
- the LOC143047545 gene encoding uncharacterized protein LOC143047545 isoform X1, coding for MIKGILVIGYILSLFSLCCALVEEIKPPDEFSACLKERLAKNDPTHTTYESLNNFCISSNRNKQTAKIEGQHLNISVETVNWINELLRMSEVDINIHERAKRQATNDTNIPIPPYLQFVFPSQFGTPLYPSFTSNTANQAQQQNTAQQSQSNAQGQQTIVQPASVQQNPQLPVQNNVQNNVQNPQIQAQVPQNTQNQFQNVQVSAQGPQVPFQRPQIPVQNIQSGQGPAVQNLQPGQSPAIQNLQPGQSPAIQNLQAVQNLQPVQNPAIQNLQQGQNPAIQNFQSAQAPNQFAAGTQFRQPQVVRPPVQQVRQPPRRQLRVRKEYRRLTDQERARYHRAILMMKADTSVPPNRYDALGLIHFRMVDNIHHGGAFLAWHRIFITIFENALRQKVPGVTLPYFDSTMDEAMVDETRSIMFSPSFLGNGNGLVTSGPFAYWQTPSGPLIRNTGNPGGSLFSKDEIRSILTRTRISEILEPGASNQFNLENIHGDVHTWIGGQMEPMETSAFDPIFYMHHAFVDYVWEIFRGNQRRNGINPTQDYPQNYGPESHGPMTSTGFGNLVNSFGLSDMFTSEVYTYEPNPSCSFNNANCGSNYLTCDISSGTPTCIPITSGGGPPNGPPGPPMAPGGFGGVNGPMLPGFMPNAFGGRKKRAVEKIAKMKAKRQLKVNQTSPLKSPFSSDNECYAPSDSSQNTFAIDEKSDTRKWVFIPIKIVSKRSPESKNFRAFPIYDGVPARDFDIYSPESYPEISSYFEDEVMPQSKRCIQSIGKGKSVGRIHIRSDGLNYRGTYDEYVIVDLRQAFMESMTYIALRNPEKEYSEVLISAYDSCGRKCKAFCRNEEGDTFGFHECAGSIRVTNRAPYGFGKNYGSAVDMSWNIKSKESIPEFKNESVHVQFFCDHHEY